In Acidobacteriota bacterium, one genomic interval encodes:
- a CDS encoding DUF3526 domain-containing protein, translating to MTVRTVLKNEWRLLMADRPLKIALGLFVVLLGYALTNGVVWLRFQERTVEATTSGNVERASALRQELEAIEAGGQPSSPFADPRSPRVLGGPSGSHTAVLAPGPLTALAIGQSDLLPYYYDVNIYTNEASFHQNGEVENPLNLMVGRFDLAFAVVYLLPLLVLALSFNVLSEEREQGTLALTLSQPVSARSVATVKLAFRALVVAGIVLGVSLLGALATGGFGSPGRLLLWSVTVVAYALFWFALAAWVNALGRSSAWNATVLVGAWLVLVVVLPAAINAAAGLLHPLPSRVEMVTAQREASNDAVNRRSELLARYLEDHPEMAEGVVADEPGLGALSWAATDAVNGRLEKVAAEHDARRTEQTALVRRYRFLSPALLAQEALLDAAGTGDARFADFQSQVREFAERWREFFVPAIMADEQMNAGVLADVPTFSLADGDSADLTRRATAPLAVLAGLLALIGAAAGVGLGRVRGAD from the coding sequence GTGACGGTGCGAACCGTCCTGAAGAACGAGTGGCGTCTGCTGATGGCCGATCGGCCGCTCAAGATCGCCCTCGGGCTCTTCGTCGTCCTGCTCGGCTACGCGCTGACGAACGGCGTCGTCTGGCTGCGGTTCCAGGAACGCACCGTGGAGGCCACGACGAGCGGCAACGTCGAGCGCGCCAGCGCCCTGCGGCAGGAACTGGAAGCCATCGAGGCCGGCGGCCAGCCCTCTTCGCCCTTCGCCGACCCTCGCTCGCCCCGCGTGCTGGGTGGACCTTCGGGCAGCCACACGGCCGTGCTGGCGCCGGGTCCTCTAACCGCCCTCGCGATCGGTCAGAGCGATCTCCTCCCCTACTACTACGACGTCAACATCTACACCAACGAAGCGTCGTTTCACCAGAACGGCGAGGTCGAGAATCCACTCAACCTGATGGTCGGGCGGTTCGACCTCGCCTTCGCGGTGGTCTATCTGCTGCCGCTGCTGGTTCTGGCCCTCAGCTTCAATGTCCTGTCGGAGGAGCGCGAGCAGGGCACGCTGGCGCTGACCCTCTCGCAGCCGGTGTCGGCCCGGAGCGTCGCGACCGTGAAGCTCGCGTTCCGGGCGCTGGTGGTCGCGGGGATCGTGCTTGGCGTCTCGCTGCTCGGCGCCCTGGCCACGGGAGGCTTCGGCTCGCCCGGCCGGCTTCTCCTCTGGAGCGTCACGGTCGTCGCCTACGCGCTCTTCTGGTTCGCGCTCGCGGCGTGGGTCAACGCGCTCGGCCGATCCTCGGCCTGGAACGCGACGGTCCTGGTGGGCGCGTGGCTGGTGCTCGTCGTGGTGCTGCCGGCCGCGATCAACGCGGCGGCCGGCCTGCTGCACCCGCTGCCGTCGCGCGTCGAGATGGTGACGGCCCAGCGGGAGGCATCGAACGACGCCGTGAACCGGCGCAGCGAGCTCCTCGCGCGCTACCTGGAGGATCATCCGGAAATGGCGGAAGGCGTGGTCGCCGACGAGCCCGGTCTGGGCGCGCTCTCCTGGGCCGCTACGGACGCCGTGAACGGCCGCCTGGAGAAAGTCGCGGCGGAGCACGATGCCCGCCGCACCGAACAGACGGCTCTGGTGCGCCGCTACCGCTTCCTGTCGCCGGCGCTCCTGGCGCAGGAAGCGCTGCTCGACGCCGCGGGGACGGGGGACGCGCGCTTCGCCGACTTCCAGTCCCAGGTGCGGGAGTTCGCCGAGCGGTGGCGGGAGTTCTTCGTCCCCGCGATCATGGCCGACGAGCAGATGAACGCCGGCGTCCTCGCCGACGTGCCGACGTTCAGCCTCGCGGACGGGGACTCCGCCGACCTGACCCGCCGGGCGACCGCGCCGCTCGCCGTGCTGGCTGGACTCCTCGCGCTGATCGGCGCGGCCGCGGGGGTCGGACTCGGCCGCGTGCGAGGCGCCGACTGA